The Rhodospirillaceae bacterium genome has a segment encoding these proteins:
- a CDS encoding 3-deoxy-D-manno-octulosonic acid transferase encodes MLLGLYRGLGRLAPPVARLVLLRRRARGKEHPERYRERMGNPRRNRPDGALIWLHAASVGEALSALPLIGRLLTRLPSAHVMVTSGTVTSAKLMDERLPERAFHQFVPVDCPAWVGRFLDHYRPDLALWVESELWPALLAGTVESGTPAILLNGRMSARSLRRWRRFPGAARRLIRSFDAVLAQSEADAGRFRRLGARRVETPGNLKMAAAPLPADPAALASLTDAVRGRPVWLAASTHPGEEAAVAEAHRAVRRQVGGALLVIVPRHPERGPAIAEALRRAGHAVGLRSAGDAPDAEADIYIADTLGELGLFYRAAPVAFVGGSLAPHGGQNPIEPAQLGCAILHGPHVGNFAGIAEALRAAGASETVDSSGALAAAVGRLLADPAEVRDRADRAAVAAEDSAGILDRAMALLEPWLAALPGGVSGAVSGSAPPAGPDST; translated from the coding sequence ATGCTGCTCGGCCTGTATCGCGGCCTCGGCCGGCTTGCGCCGCCGGTCGCCCGGCTCGTGCTGCTGCGCCGGCGCGCCCGCGGCAAGGAGCATCCGGAGCGGTATCGCGAGCGGATGGGCAATCCGCGCCGGAACCGGCCCGACGGCGCGCTGATCTGGCTTCACGCCGCGAGCGTCGGCGAGGCCCTGTCCGCGCTGCCGCTGATCGGGCGGCTGCTGACGCGCCTGCCTTCGGCGCATGTCATGGTCACCTCGGGCACCGTCACCTCGGCGAAACTGATGGACGAACGCCTGCCGGAGCGCGCCTTCCACCAGTTCGTCCCGGTCGATTGCCCGGCCTGGGTGGGGCGCTTCCTGGACCACTACCGGCCGGACCTCGCCCTGTGGGTGGAAAGCGAATTGTGGCCGGCCCTGCTTGCCGGAACGGTGGAGTCCGGCACGCCGGCGATCCTGCTGAACGGCCGCATGTCGGCGCGGTCGCTCCGGCGCTGGCGGCGCTTTCCGGGCGCGGCGCGCCGGCTGATCCGGTCGTTCGACGCGGTCCTGGCCCAGTCCGAAGCCGATGCCGGGCGTTTCCGCCGGCTCGGCGCCCGGCGCGTCGAGACGCCGGGCAACCTCAAGATGGCGGCCGCGCCGCTCCCGGCCGACCCGGCGGCGCTCGCCAGCCTGACAGATGCGGTTCGCGGGCGCCCGGTCTGGCTGGCGGCGAGCACCCATCCGGGCGAGGAAGCGGCGGTCGCCGAGGCGCACCGGGCGGTGCGCCGGCAGGTCGGCGGCGCGCTGCTCGTCATCGTTCCGCGCCACCCCGAGCGCGGCCCCGCCATCGCCGAGGCCCTGCGCCGCGCCGGTCACGCCGTCGGCCTGCGCAGCGCCGGCGACGCGCCGGATGCTGAAGCGGACATCTACATTGCCGACACGCTGGGCGAACTGGGCCTGTTCTACCGCGCTGCGCCGGTCGCCTTCGTCGGCGGCTCGCTGGCGCCCCATGGCGGCCAGAACCCGATCGAGCCGGCGCAGCTCGGCTGCGCGATCCTGCACGGCCCGCATGTCGGCAATTTCGCCGGCATCGCCGAGGCCCTGCGGGCGGCCGGCGCCAGCGAGACGGTCGATTCCTCCGGCGCGCTGGCGGCGGCTGTCGGCCGCCTGCTCGCCGATCCGGCCGAAGTCCGGGACAGGGCGGACCGGGCGGCCGTTGCCGCGGAGGACAGCGCCGGCATCCTCGACCGGGCGATGGCGCTTCTCGAACCCTGGCTCGCGGCCCTGCCCGGCGGCGTATCCGGCGCGGTATCCGGTTCTGCGCCGCCGGCCGGCCCGGACAGCACATGA
- a CDS encoding demethoxyubiquinone hydroxylase family protein, translating into MPGDLAGEALIHSMIRVNQAGEYGAARIYAGQLAVLGDGEDGPVLREMAEQEQKHLDTFNRMIAERQVRPTVMTPVWHIAGFALGAATALMGREAAMACTVAVEEVIDEHYADQAARLDDSEAELKKTVEEFRADELAHKDTALARNAEAAPAYPLLTRAIRDISRTAIWISKRV; encoded by the coding sequence ATGCCCGGCGACCTGGCCGGCGAAGCGCTGATCCACAGCATGATCCGGGTCAACCAGGCCGGGGAATACGGCGCAGCGCGCATCTATGCCGGCCAGCTCGCCGTGCTCGGCGACGGCGAGGACGGGCCGGTGCTGCGCGAGATGGCGGAACAGGAACAGAAACATCTCGATACCTTCAACCGGATGATCGCCGAGCGGCAGGTCCGCCCGACCGTCATGACGCCGGTCTGGCATATCGCGGGCTTTGCGCTCGGCGCGGCGACGGCGCTGATGGGCCGGGAGGCGGCGATGGCCTGCACCGTCGCGGTCGAGGAGGTGATCGACGAACATTACGCCGACCAGGCGGCGCGGCTCGACGACAGCGAGGCGGAACTGAAGAAGACAGTCGAGGAATTCCGCGCCGACGAGCTGGCCCACAAGGACACTGCGCTCGCCCGCAACGCCGAAGCCGCGCCGGCCTATCCGCTGCTCACCCGCGCCATCAGGGACATCTCCCGCACCGCGATCTGGATTTCCAAGCGGGTGTAG
- the lpxK gene encoding tetraacyldisaccharide 4'-kinase has product MMRAPDAWSRKGAVSTMLLPASWLYGLGTALRVGRAPRYTPPVPALCIGNLTAGGAGKTPVVLSLARLMRDRGRWPFAVSRGYGGRLAGPVRVDPALHTAREVGDEPLLLAGALPTVVARDRAAGARAAVDAGADILLLDDGHQNPAVAKALSLVVVDGGFGFGNGRIIPSGPLREPVGRGLARADAAVIVGADNTGAAHRCRREAGGLPLLEARFVPAEEAMALHGRRVVAFAGIGRPDKFFDTVKEIGADLAEAMAYPDHYPFPETEIMFICELAQERGAIPVCTEKDYMRLPPDARLMVTPVPVALEWRDPDALDRLLAPVLEGGSGREQQGS; this is encoded by the coding sequence ATGATGCGTGCGCCGGACGCCTGGTCGCGCAAGGGCGCGGTCTCGACCATGCTGCTGCCGGCGTCGTGGCTGTACGGACTCGGCACGGCCCTGCGGGTGGGCCGGGCGCCGCGCTATACGCCGCCCGTGCCAGCGCTCTGCATCGGCAACCTCACCGCCGGCGGCGCGGGCAAGACGCCGGTCGTCCTGTCGCTGGCGCGGCTGATGCGCGACCGGGGCCGGTGGCCGTTCGCTGTCAGCCGCGGCTATGGCGGCCGCCTGGCCGGGCCCGTGCGAGTCGATCCGGCGCTGCACACCGCCCGGGAAGTCGGCGACGAGCCGCTGCTGCTGGCCGGAGCCCTGCCGACCGTCGTCGCCCGCGACCGGGCCGCCGGCGCGCGGGCCGCCGTCGACGCCGGCGCGGATATCCTGCTGCTCGACGACGGCCACCAGAACCCGGCGGTCGCCAAGGCCCTGTCGCTGGTCGTCGTCGACGGCGGCTTCGGCTTCGGCAACGGCCGGATCATCCCGTCCGGCCCGTTGCGCGAGCCGGTCGGCCGCGGTCTGGCGCGGGCGGACGCCGCCGTCATCGTCGGCGCAGACAACACGGGCGCCGCCCACCGGTGCCGGCGGGAAGCCGGCGGACTGCCGCTGCTCGAAGCCCGCTTCGTGCCGGCCGAGGAGGCGATGGCGCTGCACGGCCGCAGGGTCGTCGCCTTCGCCGGCATCGGCCGGCCCGACAAGTTCTTCGACACGGTGAAGGAGATCGGCGCCGACCTGGCCGAGGCGATGGCCTACCCGGACCATTACCCGTTCCCGGAAACCGAAATCATGTTCATCTGCGAGCTGGCCCAGGAGCGCGGCGCGATCCCGGTCTGCACCGAAAAGGACTATATGCGCCTGCCGCCCGACGCCCGCCTCATGGTGACGCCCGTCCCCGTCGCCCTCGAATGGCGCGACCCCGATGCCCTGGACCGGCTGCTGGCGCCGGTGCTGGAAGGCGGATCGGGAAGGGAGCAACAAGGCTCCTGA